GCGGTTCGGCCATCTACCAGAAGTCGCTGGGTGACAACCTGAACCTGCAGTGGGGGCTGGTCATGTTCGTCTTCGGCGCAGTGATGCTGTACTTCGGCAAGCGTCAGAGCTGGAAGAACGACCCGGTAAATCCGCGCCCGTGGGAGCGGCCTGGATATCCGCGGTAGAAGGTATTTGCAAATTAATCGTTGCAGGTCATAAGGATGCGCACGGGAGAATGATGTTTCCTCCGCCAGGGCTGCGCTTTCATAACTTGCAATGTTCAACTTTTAACAGCCTCTCTCCTTCCACAGCCCGCTTGCGATAATGAAGGCATGAAGCAACGCCAGATCGAGCAATATGAGATCGTCCGGAAGCTGGGAGCGGGCGGCTCCGGCGTCGTGTATCTCTCCACAGACACGCTGCTGCAGCGTCCGGTCGTTCTCAAGCTCATCAAGCGCGGCGCTCTGACTGCGGAGCAGATCCGATCGACGGTTTTGCGCGAGGCACGTCTGGCCTCCGCCATCGACCATCCCAACGTCTGCGCCATCTATGACACCGGCGAAATTGACGATGAAGCCTTCATCGTCATGCAGTACATCCCCGGCAAGAGCCTGGACAAGGTGATCTCCGAGGGCCCGGCCAGCCTGCAACTGATTCTTTCCGCCGGTATGCAGATGGCCGACGGTCTGGCCGCTGCGCACGCGCTCGGCATCTTCCATCGCGACCTGAAGCCCGCCAACGTCATGCTGACCGACGGTGGCCTGATCAAGATCCTGGACTTCGGCCTGGCGCGGCGGCTTTCTGCCGATGACATGCATTTTGATCCGGTCAAACCCGGCGATAAACGCGATGTGAATGCGCCGGCTGGTCCCACCTATACCGCGCGCGGCGGAACCGTCGCCTACATGGCGCCGGAGCAGTTCGTCACCGGCCAGTCCAGTGTGCAGAGCGATATCTTCGCCCTCGGACTCATCCTGTATGAGCTTGCCGCCGGACGCCATCCGTTCCATCGGCCGGATGCGCCGGAGTTCCAATCCATCCGGGCCATCCAGTTCTCTGATCCGCCGCCTCTCCGCGAGATTGCGCCATCGTTGCCGCAGGAGCTTGAGAGCGTGATTCTGCGCTGCCTGGAGAAGCAGCCCTCGGCGCGTTTTGCCTCCGCCGTGGAACTGCGCGAGAGCCTGAAGACCATCCTGACCACCATGCAGCTTGAGGCCGTCGTGGTGCCGGGCGGCAACCTGCTGGCGCGTGCCATTGAAACGCCGCAGGAAGAGGAGAAGAGGTCGACCGGCATCCTCTCCATGCTGGCGGAGCGTTTCCGTGACAGCGCGGAGAACCATCCGAAAGAGAACTCGATCGTGGTTCTGCCTTTTGTCAGCTTCGCCCCGGCAGGCGATGTCTCGCCGCTGTACGGCCATGCTTTGGCTGATGCGATCTCGGCCCGCCTGGCGCGTATCTCCGGCCTTGTGGTGCGGCCGACCAGCGCCCTGATGAACGTGCCTGTCCACCAGCTTGACCCGTTGGCCATTGGCCGCAAGCTGCTGGTGCAGTTTGTGCTGGCGGGTAACTTCCTCCGCTCGGACAAGGGCTTTGACATGAACTGGCAGCTGCTGGATGTCGCCGGGCAGAGCGTACTTGCCGGCGGCGCCATCAGTGTGGCCTCGTTTGACCTGGTGGCCGTGCAGACTGAGATCTCAAACGAGGTCTTTGCATCGCTGCAGGGATTCGGCGGATTGAAGCGTCAGCGCAACACCGCTGCTCCGGTTGCTCCCATGAGCGACGAGACCTCGGAGGACTACCTGCAGGGCCGCGCCATCCTCTCCACGTTCATGCAGAGCACCGGCTCGCGCGACGACCTGGACCGTGCCCTGGTGCTGCTGGAAGGCGTGGTCAAGCGCAATCCGAACTTTGCCGCAGGCTGGAGCGGACTGGGCATCGCGCAACTGCAGTACGCCCGCCACGGGCTCGGCGGACAGATACACCTGCTGGAGGCGCGCCGCGCCTTTGACAAGGCCCTGACGCTCGACCCCGGCTCTACCGAGGCGAACCTTTACCGTGTCTACATGCTGCTGTCGCGCGGTGAGAAGGAG
Above is a genomic segment from Terriglobus tenax containing:
- a CDS encoding serine/threonine-protein kinase, producing the protein MKQRQIEQYEIVRKLGAGGSGVVYLSTDTLLQRPVVLKLIKRGALTAEQIRSTVLREARLASAIDHPNVCAIYDTGEIDDEAFIVMQYIPGKSLDKVISEGPASLQLILSAGMQMADGLAAAHALGIFHRDLKPANVMLTDGGLIKILDFGLARRLSADDMHFDPVKPGDKRDVNAPAGPTYTARGGTVAYMAPEQFVTGQSSVQSDIFALGLILYELAAGRHPFHRPDAPEFQSIRAIQFSDPPPLREIAPSLPQELESVILRCLEKQPSARFASAVELRESLKTILTTMQLEAVVVPGGNLLARAIETPQEEEKRSTGILSMLAERFRDSAENHPKENSIVVLPFVSFAPAGDVSPLYGHALADAISARLARISGLVVRPTSALMNVPVHQLDPLAIGRKLLVQFVLAGNFLRSDKGFDMNWQLLDVAGQSVLAGGAISVASFDLVAVQTEISNEVFASLQGFGGLKRQRNTAAPVAPMSDETSEDYLQGRAILSTFMQSTGSRDDLDRALVLLEGVVKRNPNFAAGWSGLGIAQLQYARHGLGGQIHLLEARRAFDKALTLDPGSTEANLYRVYMLLSRGEKESVRHGIENLLQTAGNEWNVHTIAGITLRLDGMYEEALSQFSTALRLNPSGAPNVYNHRARVYQYQNQLELAGDEIQKGLTLQPDHALLRITQGYQLMRQGELQKAVETMESVVADDPSLRIISPTIAMCYVQLGDREKASTFILDETLSAAEADSEMAYRLATYFAVEGDESEALHWLRRAIYLGNENYPWFSINPAWSKLRGHSDFERILEDLKKSFRKNQKNWKRLLSNVRN